A genome region from Salvelinus alpinus chromosome 26, SLU_Salpinus.1, whole genome shotgun sequence includes the following:
- the mapk15 gene encoding mitogen-activated protein kinase 15, translating into MNVTEVEDHISMKYEIKKRLGKGAYGIVWKAVDRQTGEVVAVKKIFDAFRNRTDAQRTFREIMFLQEFGDHANIVKLLNVIRAQNDKDIYLVFEYMDTDLHAVIKKGNLLKDIHKRYVMHQLLKATKYLHSGNVIHRDQKPSNILLDTDCFVKLCDFGLARSLCQIQEDAGNPALTEYVATRWYRAPEILLGSSRYTKGVDMWSIGCILGEMLLGKPLFPGTSTINQIEKIMSAIPHPSPEDVLSIRSEYGASVIQRMLLKPQVPLEDLLQSSVPSDALDLVRRLLVFNPDKRLTAEQALQHLYVSRFHNPAKEPGLNSDVILPVDDDVQLSVVQYRNKLYEMILEKRTIRRMPRHVMPRKKEEPVSMSGCDSGDHGRERPTGKDKGGLEPVSGNGGGDLRVKSPHDKTEHQAAHPVITVPIPVPVSIQPSLERTSPAASPVMGKTTYNPITHIANGFVRNLAGPPHYFRSGTASRELEGQMSNENVSVPPAEGAIRNIVSMEQILQRGRSAPVSRTRSFSLTISHPQNNPLVRRDEPSVSSGMCVISARLNQRSQSQSREARPPPPRFSKKVFQCNANMAAAGDPRAKLGSYSQAYGTINKTELDNLMRSRHHQ; encoded by the exons ATGAACGTCACGGAAGTGGAGGatcatatttccatgaaatatGAAATAAAGAAAAGACTTGGAAAGGGG GCATATGGGATTGTATGGAAGgctgtggacagacagacaggagaagtTGTGGCTGTAAAGAAAATATTTGATGCCTTCAGGAATAGGACTGATGCCCAG AGGACATTCAGAGAAATAATGTTTCTTCAG GAGTTTGGTGATCATGCCAACATCGTCAAACTGCTGAATGTCATCAGAGCTCAAAATGACAAAGATATTTACCTGGTCTTTGAATACATGG ACACCGACCTGCATGCGGTGATAAAGAAAGGCAACCTGCTGAAAGACATCCATAAACGCTATGTTATGCATCAACTCCTCAAGGCCACCAAATACCTGCACTCAGGCAATGTCATCCACAGAGACCAGAAG CCCTCCAATATTCTACTTGACACGGATTGCTTTGTGAAACTTTGTGACTTCGGTTTAGCGAGGTCTCTCTGCCAGATCCAGGAGGATGCTGGGAACCCGGCGCTGACAGAGTATGTGGCGACGCGGTGGTACAGAGCTCCTGAGATCCTGCTGGGCTCCTCAAG ATACACAAAGGGGGTAGACATGTGGAGTATAGGTTGTATCCTAGGAGAGATGCTACTTGGGAAGCCCCTTTTCCCTGGAACTTCCACCATCAACCAGATAGAGAAAATCATGAGTGCAATTCCACACCCTAGCCCAGAGG ACGTACTTTCGATCAGATCTGAGTATGGTGCCTCTGTGATTCAGAGGATGCTACTGAA GCCCCAGGTGCCTCTAGAGGATCTTCTGCAATCGTCGGTGCCTTCAGATGCCCTAGACCTGGTGCGTCGCCTGCTGGTGTTCAACCCAGACAAGAGGCTGACCGCTGAGCAGGCTTTGCAGCACCTCTATGTCTCCAG attccacaacccagccaaggAGCCAGGTCTGAACTCTGATGTGATCTTGCCTGTGGATGATGATGTCCAGTTGTCGGTGGTTCAGTACCGTAATAAACTGTATGAG ATGATTCTAGAGAAGAGGACCATAAGGAGAATGCCACGTCATGTAATGCCGAGGAAGAAAGAGGAGCCTGTCTCTATGTCTGGGTGTGACAGTGGAGACCATGGGAGGGAAAGGCCCACTGGGAAGGACAAAGGAGGGCTGGAGCCAGTGTCTGGTAATGGTGGAGGGGACCTTAGGGTTAAATCCCCTCATGATAAGACAGAACACCAGGCTGCTCATCCAGTTATCACCGTACCTATCCCAGTACCTGTGTCCATCCAGCCGTCCCTGGAAAGGACCAGCCCTGCAGCTAGCCCTGTCATGGGAAAGACTACATATAATCCCATCACACACATTGCCA ATGGTTTTGTTCGAAATCTGGCTGGACCACCTCACTATTTTCGCTCCGGTACTGCCAGCAGGGAACTGGAAGGACAGATGAGTAATGAAAATGTATCTGTACCGCCAGCAGAGGGCGCTATTCGCAACATTGTT TCTATGGAGCAGATTCTGCAGCGCGGTCGCTCAGCCCCTGTCAGCCGTACCCGTTCCTTCTCCCTGACCATCTCCCACCCTCAGAACAACCCACTGGTCCGCAGAGACGAGCCCTCTGTGTCCTCAGGGATGTGTGTCATCTCTGCACGCCTG AACCAGCGGTCCCAGTCTCAGTCACGAGAGGCACGGCCCCCTCCTCCCAGGTTCAGTAAGAAGGTTTTCCAGTGTAACGCCAACATGGCGGCTGCCGGGGATCCCCGTGCCAAACTAGGCAGCTACTCTCAGGCTTACGGCACCATCAACAAGACAGAACTGGACAACCTTATGAGGAGTCGACACCACCAGTAA
- the LOC139555172 gene encoding vacuolar protein sorting-associated protein 28 homolog, with protein sequence MFHGIPVAGGMGGAPVNKPELYEEVKLYKNAREREKFDNMAELFAVVKTLQALEKAYIKDCVTPNEYTAACSRLLVQYKAAFKQVQGSDVGSIDDFCRKYRLDCPLAMERIKEDRPITIKDDKGNLNRCIADIVSLFITVMDKLRLEIRAMDEIQPDLRELMETMNRMSNMPPDNEAKDKVTLWLTTLSSMSASDELDDSQVRQMLFDLESAYNAFNRFLHSS encoded by the exons ATGTTTCACGGAATACCTGTCGCAGGAGGTATGGGAGGAG CTCCTGTCAATAAACCTGAATTGTATGAG GAAGTAAAATTGTACAAgaatgccagagagagagagaa GTTTGACAACATGGCAGAGCTGTTTGCTGTGGTGAAGACCCTTCAGGCCCTGGAGAAAGCTTACATCAAAGACTGTGTGACTCCTAATGA GTACACGGCTGCTTGCTCCAGGCTACTGGTGCAGTACAAGGCTGCTTTCAAACAGGTCCAGGGATCTGACGTGGGTTCTATCGACGACTTCTGCAGGAAGTACAGA CTTGACTGCCCGCTAGCTATGGAGAGAATCAAGGAGGATCGACCAATCACCATCAAGGATGACAAGGGCAACCTGAATCGCTGCATTGCTGATATCGTATCG CTCTTTATCACGGTGATGGACAAGCTACGTCTGGAAATCCGGGCGATGGATGAG ATCCAACCAGACCTGAGAGAGCTGATGGAGACCATGAACAGAATGAGCAACATGCCCCCAGACAATGAGGCCAAGGACAAAGTCACCCTCTG GTTGACCACTCTCAGCAGCATGTCAGCCTCTGATGAGCTGGATGACTCCCAGGTTCGCCAGATGCTGTTTGACCTGGAGTCAGCCTACAACGCCTTCAACCGCTTCTTACACTCCTCCTAA